From Amycolatopsis sp. cg9, one genomic window encodes:
- a CDS encoding TetR/AcrR family transcriptional regulator, translating into MTAGPAEDTRTRLLQTALRLFTEHGVEGTSLQMIADALGITKAAVYYHFKTKAEITEAVAEPGVRDLDDLVLRAAAQKRRGAQVDLLLEGFIDLVIRHRALVALFSSDPGLIRAIEKSAHGGMEGFGQALLGILAGPDPDATARVNAMVTLTGIAMAGGSPDLAGLGDDELRTELLDVGRRLLGRPRRRTPSAVPSL; encoded by the coding sequence TGCGCCTGTTCACGGAACACGGGGTCGAGGGCACGTCGCTGCAGATGATCGCGGACGCGCTGGGGATCACGAAGGCCGCGGTCTACTACCACTTCAAGACGAAGGCGGAGATCACCGAGGCGGTGGCCGAGCCCGGCGTGCGAGACCTGGACGACCTGGTGCTGCGCGCGGCGGCCCAGAAGCGCCGCGGCGCGCAGGTGGACCTGCTGCTGGAGGGGTTCATCGACCTCGTGATCCGCCACCGCGCGCTGGTGGCGCTGTTTTCCAGCGACCCCGGCCTCATCCGCGCGATCGAGAAGTCGGCGCACGGCGGGATGGAGGGGTTCGGTCAGGCGCTGCTGGGCATCTTGGCCGGCCCGGACCCGGACGCGACGGCGCGCGTCAACGCGATGGTCACGCTGACGGGCATCGCGATGGCGGGCGGCTCCCCGGACCTGGCCGGCTTGGGCGACGACGAGCTGCGCACAGAGCTGCTGGACGTGGGCCGGAGGCTCCTGGGGCGTCCGCGCCGCCGGACTCCGAGCGCGGTGCCCTCCCTGTGA
- a CDS encoding RNA 2'-phosphotransferase has protein sequence MNEKHLIRISKRLARHLRHDPAALGLTLGPDGWVNVETLLGALRTHGLAITREQLDEVVETNNKRRFAFDETGIRIRASQGHSVAVDLGLPNTTPPPVLYHGTVPKFLDAIFHEGLRPMNRHAVHLSATTDTARTVAARRGKPVILRVGAAAMADAGHAFQVSANGVWLTAAVPPGYLTRLP, from the coding sequence ATGAACGAAAAGCACTTGATCCGCATCTCGAAGCGGCTGGCCCGGCACCTGCGCCACGACCCCGCCGCCCTCGGCCTCACCCTCGGCCCGGACGGCTGGGTGAACGTCGAAACCCTCCTCGGCGCCCTGCGCACCCACGGGCTCGCGATCACCCGCGAACAGCTCGACGAAGTCGTCGAGACGAACAACAAGCGCCGCTTCGCGTTCGACGAAACGGGCATCCGCATCCGCGCGAGCCAGGGCCACAGCGTCGCGGTCGACCTGGGCCTGCCGAACACCACCCCGCCGCCGGTGCTGTACCACGGCACGGTGCCGAAGTTCCTCGACGCGATCTTCCACGAGGGCCTGCGCCCGATGAACCGCCACGCGGTCCACCTCTCGGCCACCACGGACACGGCCCGCACCGTGGCAGCCCGCCGCGGAAAGCCGGTGATCCTCCGAGTCGGCGCGGCCGCGATGGCGGACGCGGGCCACGCGTTCCAGGTGAGCGCGAACGGCGTCTGGCTCACCGCGGCGGTCCCCCCGGGTTACCTCACGCGCCTCCCGTGA
- the soxR gene encoding redox-sensitive transcriptional activator SoxR, with protein sequence MTRLAEHLSIGQVAERSGVPHTALRFYEEKGLISSERSAGNQRRYPRSVLRRIAFIRAAQRVGLSLEDISSALATLPEDHAPTKADWARLSRDWQQELDARIDALQRLRDRLTGCVGCGCLSLRSCALYNNDDELARYGPGASKLRPAVEGGI encoded by the coding sequence GTGACGAGGCTCGCCGAACATCTCAGCATCGGACAGGTGGCGGAACGCAGCGGGGTGCCGCACACGGCATTGCGGTTCTACGAGGAGAAGGGACTGATCAGTTCCGAGCGCTCGGCGGGCAACCAGCGGCGCTACCCGCGCTCGGTGCTGCGCCGGATCGCGTTCATCCGCGCCGCGCAACGGGTCGGGCTTTCCCTGGAGGACATCAGTTCGGCGCTGGCGACCCTGCCCGAGGACCACGCCCCGACGAAGGCGGACTGGGCGCGGCTGTCGCGCGACTGGCAGCAGGAGCTCGACGCGCGGATCGACGCCCTGCAACGGCTTCGCGACCGCCTGACCGGCTGCGTCGGCTGCGGCTGCCTGTCCCTGCGCAGCTGCGCGCTCTACAACAACGACGACGAGCTGGCCCGCTACGGCCCGGGCGCGAGCAAACTCCGCCCGGCGGTCGAGGGCGGCATTTAA
- a CDS encoding thiamine pyrophosphate-dependent enzyme produces the protein MTTATEPGYADLPRLISLMTGDDKHSAAAESTVDVLWVLYDRVLDVTPENFREPDRDRFLLSKGHGPMAYYAVLTAKGFLAEAELPTWSDPVSRLGHHPDRRRVPGVEISSGSLGHGLPIALGTALGLRARGLTRPRVVTLVGDAELDEGSNHEAIVVAARAGLENLTTVVIDNQSSTRGWPGGIARRFAVEGWETRTVSGRDHDALHDALTAARPGRPLAVVAVVEPKG, from the coding sequence ATGACCACTGCGACCGAACCGGGCTACGCCGACCTGCCGCGGCTGATCTCGCTGATGACCGGTGACGACAAGCACAGCGCCGCCGCGGAGTCCACTGTGGACGTCCTGTGGGTGCTCTACGACCGCGTCCTCGACGTCACGCCCGAAAACTTCCGCGAGCCCGACCGCGACCGCTTCCTGCTGTCCAAAGGGCACGGTCCGATGGCGTACTACGCCGTGCTCACCGCGAAGGGCTTCCTCGCCGAAGCGGAACTCCCGACCTGGTCCGACCCGGTGTCCCGGCTCGGCCACCACCCCGACCGGCGCCGGGTCCCCGGCGTCGAGATCTCCAGCGGGTCCCTCGGCCACGGCCTGCCGATCGCGCTCGGCACCGCGCTCGGCCTGCGGGCCCGCGGCCTGACGCGGCCGAGGGTCGTCACGCTCGTCGGCGACGCCGAGCTCGACGAAGGCTCGAACCACGAGGCGATCGTCGTCGCGGCCCGCGCCGGCCTCGAGAACCTCACCACGGTGGTGATCGACAACCAGTCCTCGACGCGCGGCTGGCCGGGCGGGATCGCCCGCCGCTTCGCCGTCGAAGGCTGGGAGACCCGCACGGTGTCCGGCCGCGACCACGACGCGCTCCACGACGCCCTCACCGCCGCCCGCCCCGGCCGCCCGCTCGCGGTGGTCGCCGTCGTCGAACCGAAGGGCTGA
- a CDS encoding transketolase family protein translates to MPSMREAFLSTTEEILDADPDVAVVLADISAAQLAGAARRHPDRVINVGIREQLLVSAGAGLALAGLRPIVHTFPSFLVERAFEQIKLDFSHQEAGGVLVSYGASYDMAAEGRTHQSPGDVALIDSLPGWTVHVPGHPDEARRLLLESIPGDGRIYLRLSAQENASPHLGVGFTRLRSGSRGVVVAVGPVLDRVLRATAGLDVTVLYASTIRPFDAAGLRAAALAAAPEVVLVEPYLAGTSAHWVAEALADVPHRLRSLGVRRDTEVRTYGGIADHDLAHGLDAGSLALSIKDFLQG, encoded by the coding sequence ATGCCGTCGATGCGCGAAGCGTTCCTGAGCACCACCGAAGAAATCCTCGACGCGGACCCGGACGTCGCCGTCGTGCTGGCCGACATTTCGGCCGCCCAGCTGGCGGGCGCCGCGCGGCGCCACCCGGACCGGGTGATCAACGTCGGCATCCGCGAGCAGCTGCTGGTCAGCGCGGGCGCCGGGCTGGCGCTCGCCGGCCTGCGGCCGATCGTGCACACGTTCCCGTCGTTCCTGGTGGAGCGCGCCTTCGAGCAGATCAAGCTCGACTTCTCCCACCAGGAAGCCGGTGGCGTCCTCGTGTCCTACGGCGCCTCCTACGACATGGCCGCGGAAGGGCGCACGCACCAGTCCCCGGGCGACGTCGCGCTCATCGACTCGCTCCCGGGCTGGACCGTGCACGTACCGGGCCACCCGGACGAGGCACGCCGGCTGCTGCTCGAGTCGATCCCCGGCGACGGCCGGATCTACCTGCGCCTCTCGGCCCAGGAGAACGCGTCGCCGCACCTCGGTGTCGGCTTCACCCGGCTGCGCTCGGGTTCACGCGGAGTCGTCGTGGCCGTCGGGCCGGTGCTGGACCGCGTCCTGCGCGCGACGGCGGGCCTCGACGTCACGGTGCTCTATGCCTCGACGATCCGCCCGTTCGACGCCGCGGGCCTGCGCGCGGCCGCTCTGGCCGCCGCACCGGAGGTGGTCCTGGTCGAGCCGTACCTGGCCGGGACGTCCGCGCACTGGGTCGCGGAGGCGCTTGCCGACGTGCCGCACCGGTTGCGGTCGCTCGGTGTCCGCCGGGACACCGAAGTCCGGACCTACGGCGGCATCGCGGACCACGACCTGGCCCACGGGCTGGACGCGGGCTCACTGGCGTTGTCGATCAAAGATTTCCTCCAGGGGTAG
- a CDS encoding NUDIX hydrolase — protein sequence MGFRIRPLALGLVWRGDALLVFEGRDDVKGETYCRPLGGGIEFGESGKDALRREFLEELGAELLVGKRVGVLENIFSWQGRPGHEIAFLYAAEFTDPAFYEREEMKILDDPATAHWADLADFRDGRKILYPAGLLELLSADQ from the coding sequence ATGGGGTTCCGGATCAGGCCGCTCGCGCTCGGGCTGGTGTGGCGCGGCGACGCGCTGCTCGTGTTCGAAGGGCGCGACGACGTCAAAGGCGAGACGTACTGCCGGCCGCTCGGGGGCGGGATCGAGTTCGGCGAAAGCGGCAAGGACGCCCTCCGCCGGGAGTTCCTCGAGGAGCTCGGCGCCGAGCTCCTCGTCGGCAAGCGGGTCGGCGTGCTCGAGAACATCTTCAGCTGGCAGGGCAGGCCCGGCCACGAGATCGCCTTCCTCTACGCCGCCGAGTTCACCGACCCCGCCTTCTACGAACGCGAAGAGATGAAGATCCTCGACGACCCCGCCACCGCGCACTGGGCCGACCTCGCGGACTTCCGTGACGGCCGCAAGATCCTCTACCCGGCGGGGCTCCTCGAACTCCTCTCAGCGGATCAGTGA
- a CDS encoding NIPSNAP family protein → MTFTDFETVIELRRYTLHPGRRDELIELFEREFVEPQEAAGAHLFGLFRERASPDKFVWLRGFRSMDERRAALEEFYFGPVWKEHREAANATMIDSDDVLLLRPVRRGLSAPPPGSGLHVAIGPPSDPPPSAFAAFETEPSENTFPQLPVRADGPFSVWFSRTPLGADVELGLEATSRSLIR, encoded by the coding sequence ATGACCTTCACCGACTTCGAAACCGTCATCGAGCTCCGGCGCTACACCCTGCACCCGGGGCGGCGAGACGAGCTGATCGAGCTGTTCGAGCGCGAGTTCGTCGAGCCGCAGGAGGCGGCGGGCGCGCACCTGTTCGGGCTGTTCCGCGAGCGCGCGTCACCCGACAAGTTCGTGTGGCTGCGCGGGTTCCGCTCGATGGACGAGCGCAGAGCGGCGCTGGAGGAGTTCTACTTCGGCCCGGTCTGGAAGGAGCACCGCGAGGCGGCGAACGCGACGATGATCGACTCGGACGACGTCCTGCTGCTGCGCCCGGTCCGGCGCGGGCTTTCCGCGCCCCCACCGGGTTCGGGCCTGCACGTGGCGATCGGCCCGCCGTCGGACCCGCCGCCGTCGGCGTTCGCGGCGTTCGAGACCGAGCCGTCCGAGAACACGTTCCCGCAGCTGCCGGTCCGCGCGGACGGCCCGTTTTCGGTGTGGTTCAGCCGGACACCGCTCGGTGCCGACGTGGAGCTGGGGTTGGAGGCGACTTCGCGGTCACTGATCCGCTGA
- a CDS encoding acyl-CoA dehydrogenase family protein, translated as MSSRTPDPHDFLDLDAGLAEEERAIRDAVREYAKDNLLDHVADWYETGALPAAELAKGFGSLGLLGMHLEGYGCAGTSAVAYGIACRELEAVDSGLRSFVSVQGSLAMYAIHKWGSEEHRQEWLPRMATGDALGCFGLTEPDAGSDPGSMRTRAVRDGSDWVLSGTKMWITNGTVADVAVVWAQTDDGIRGFVVPTSTPGFTANEVKHKLSLRASLTAELVLDGVRLPDSAAFPEVRGLRGPLSCLNEARYGILFGVVGAARACYEAALEYTLSRSQFGKPLAGFQLTQRKLADLLVEVNRAGLVALQIGRLKDAGTLHHNHVSFGKMANVRSALDAARTARSMLGANGISLEYPVMRHMANLETVLTYEGTEEMHALSLGQAITGLAAFR; from the coding sequence ATGAGCAGCCGCACCCCTGATCCCCACGACTTCCTCGACCTCGACGCCGGGCTCGCCGAGGAGGAGCGCGCCATCCGCGACGCGGTGCGCGAGTACGCGAAGGACAACCTGCTCGACCACGTCGCCGACTGGTACGAAACGGGCGCGCTCCCGGCGGCCGAGCTGGCCAAGGGCTTCGGGTCGCTGGGCCTGCTCGGCATGCACCTGGAGGGCTACGGCTGCGCGGGCACCAGCGCGGTCGCGTACGGCATCGCGTGCCGCGAACTCGAAGCCGTCGACTCCGGGCTGCGCAGCTTCGTGTCGGTACAGGGCTCGCTGGCGATGTACGCGATCCACAAGTGGGGCAGCGAGGAGCACCGGCAGGAGTGGCTGCCGCGGATGGCCACCGGTGACGCGCTGGGCTGCTTCGGGCTGACCGAGCCGGACGCGGGCAGCGACCCGGGCTCGATGCGGACGCGCGCGGTGCGCGACGGCTCCGACTGGGTGCTGTCGGGCACGAAGATGTGGATCACCAACGGGACCGTCGCCGACGTCGCGGTCGTCTGGGCGCAGACCGACGACGGCATCCGCGGCTTCGTCGTCCCGACGTCGACGCCGGGCTTCACCGCGAACGAGGTCAAGCACAAGCTGTCGCTGCGGGCGTCGTTGACCGCGGAACTGGTGCTGGACGGCGTGCGGCTGCCCGACTCGGCGGCGTTCCCCGAGGTCCGCGGGCTGCGCGGGCCGCTGTCCTGCCTGAACGAAGCCCGCTACGGCATCCTCTTCGGCGTCGTCGGCGCGGCGCGCGCGTGCTACGAAGCCGCGTTGGAGTACACGCTTTCGCGCTCGCAGTTCGGCAAGCCCCTCGCGGGGTTCCAGCTGACCCAGCGGAAGCTCGCCGACCTGCTCGTCGAAGTCAACCGCGCCGGGCTGGTGGCGCTGCAGATCGGGCGGCTCAAGGACGCCGGGACGCTGCACCACAACCACGTCAGCTTCGGGAAGATGGCGAACGTCCGCTCCGCGCTCGACGCGGCGCGGACGGCCCGCTCGATGCTCGGCGCCAACGGGATTTCGCTGGAGTACCCGGTGATGCGGCACATGGCGAACCTCGAGACGGTGCTGACGTACGAAGGCACCGAGGAGATGCACGCGCTGTCACTCGGTCAGGCGATCACGGGGCTCGCGGCCTTCCGCTGA
- the hisH gene encoding imidazole glycerol phosphate synthase subunit HisH, with protein MVILDYGSGNLRSAERAVARAGADVEVTADPHAAIEADGLVVPGVGAFSACMAGLLEVKGHRIIGKRLAGGRPVLGICVGMQILFSRGVEHGEETEGTGEWPGVVDRLNADVLPHMGWNTVRAPADSQLFAGLDPDERFYFVHSYAARKWELDGLAGQEPKVTWANHGEDFVAAVENGPLWATQFHPEKSGDAGARLLKNWLATL; from the coding sequence GTGGTGATCCTCGACTACGGTTCCGGCAACCTCCGCTCCGCCGAACGCGCCGTGGCGCGCGCCGGAGCCGACGTCGAGGTCACCGCCGACCCCCATGCCGCGATCGAGGCCGACGGCCTGGTCGTGCCCGGCGTCGGCGCGTTCTCGGCGTGCATGGCGGGGCTGCTGGAGGTCAAGGGCCACCGGATCATCGGCAAGCGCCTCGCCGGCGGCCGTCCCGTGCTCGGCATCTGCGTCGGCATGCAGATCCTCTTCTCCCGCGGCGTCGAGCACGGCGAGGAGACCGAGGGCACGGGGGAGTGGCCCGGCGTCGTCGACCGGCTGAACGCGGACGTCCTGCCGCACATGGGCTGGAACACCGTGCGCGCGCCCGCGGACTCGCAGCTGTTCGCCGGCCTCGACCCGGACGAGCGGTTCTACTTCGTCCACTCCTACGCCGCCCGCAAGTGGGAGCTCGACGGCCTGGCCGGCCAGGAGCCGAAGGTCACCTGGGCGAACCACGGCGAGGACTTCGTCGCGGCGGTCGAGAACGGCCCGCTGTGGGCCACCCAGTTCCACCCGGAGAAGTCCGGTGACGCGGGCGCGCGGCTGCTGAAGAACTGGCTCGCGACCCTCTGA
- the priA gene encoding bifunctional 1-(5-phosphoribosyl)-5-((5-phosphoribosylamino)methylideneamino)imidazole-4-carboxamide isomerase/phosphoribosylanthranilate isomerase PriA, with protein sequence MTFTLLPAVDVADGQAVRLVQGEAGTETSYGSPLEAALAWQRDGAEWIHLVDLDAAFGKGSNRELLAEVVGKLDVQVELSGGIRDDASLKAALATGARRVNLGTAALEDPAWTARVIGEYGDRVAIGLDVRITDAGHRLSARGWTSDGGDLWEVLERLDRDGASRYVVTDVSKDGTLRGPNLELLRDVVARTDAPVIASGGVSSVADLVALAGLASDGVEGSIVGKALYAGAFTLPEALAAVAEV encoded by the coding sequence GTGACTTTCACGCTGCTTCCCGCCGTTGATGTGGCCGATGGCCAGGCCGTGCGACTCGTCCAGGGCGAGGCCGGCACCGAGACCTCCTACGGCAGCCCGCTGGAGGCCGCGCTCGCCTGGCAGCGCGACGGCGCCGAGTGGATCCACCTCGTCGACCTCGACGCCGCCTTCGGCAAGGGCAGCAACCGCGAGCTGCTCGCCGAGGTCGTCGGCAAGCTCGACGTCCAGGTGGAGCTCTCCGGCGGCATCCGCGACGACGCGTCGCTGAAGGCCGCGCTGGCCACCGGCGCCCGCCGCGTCAACCTCGGCACCGCCGCGCTCGAGGACCCGGCGTGGACCGCGCGCGTGATCGGCGAGTACGGCGACCGCGTCGCGATCGGCCTCGACGTCCGCATCACCGACGCCGGCCACCGCCTCTCGGCCCGCGGCTGGACCTCCGACGGCGGCGACCTGTGGGAGGTCCTGGAGCGCCTCGACCGCGACGGCGCGTCCCGCTACGTCGTGACGGACGTGAGCAAGGACGGCACGCTGCGCGGCCCGAACCTCGAGCTGCTGCGCGACGTCGTGGCGCGGACGGACGCCCCGGTGATCGCTTCGGGCGGGGTGTCGAGCGTGGCCGACCTGGTCGCGCTGGCCGGACTGGCTTCGGACGGGGTCGAGGGGTCGATCGTGGGGAAGGCGCTGTACGCGGGCGCGTTCACGCTGCCGGAGGCGCTGGCCGCGGTCGCGGAGGTCTAG
- a CDS encoding TetR/AcrR family transcriptional regulator, with the protein MVRRNPERRAALLDAAIDVLAREGARGLTFRAVDQQAGVPVGTASNYFAGRDEILKRAGERVYERLVDEAVIADGLTGPRGRARVAALMHELVDRVAAFPTGFLALLELRLEATRRPELRDVLTRRIREDVDFNVAYHEKSGLPGDGTTVVLLWLALNWLIMERLTLPGLFTDAQRHDLVEALVDRLLAGQPSLPPA; encoded by the coding sequence ATGGTGCGACGCAACCCCGAACGGCGCGCGGCCCTGCTCGACGCCGCCATCGACGTTCTCGCCCGGGAAGGCGCCCGCGGGCTCACCTTCCGCGCGGTCGACCAGCAGGCCGGTGTCCCGGTCGGCACGGCGTCCAACTACTTCGCCGGCCGCGACGAGATCCTCAAGCGCGCCGGCGAACGCGTCTACGAGCGGCTCGTCGACGAAGCCGTCATCGCGGACGGGCTGACCGGGCCGCGGGGCCGGGCTCGCGTCGCCGCGCTGATGCACGAGCTCGTGGACCGCGTCGCCGCGTTCCCCACCGGGTTCCTCGCCCTGCTGGAACTGCGGCTGGAAGCCACCCGGCGGCCGGAGCTGCGGGACGTGCTCACCCGCCGCATCCGCGAGGACGTCGACTTCAACGTCGCCTACCACGAGAAATCCGGCCTGCCGGGCGACGGCACGACGGTCGTGCTGCTGTGGCTCGCGCTGAACTGGCTGATCATGGAACGGCTGACGCTGCCCGGGTTGTTCACCGACGCCCAGCGCCACGACCTCGTCGAGGCTCTTGTGGACCGCTTGCTCGCCGGGCAGCCGTCATTACCTCCGGCGTAA
- a CDS encoding DUF1330 domain-containing protein, whose translation MTAYGLAHLRPPAELSEEVFQYLERIQATLDPFGGEFLVHGAPVEVMEGEWPGGLVLIGFPSTAAAHEWYASPAYQAILRLRADHIPGDLVIVEGCGPDHDSAAMGAALRAAAVGRKAADSTVSAP comes from the coding sequence ATGACCGCCTACGGACTCGCCCACCTGCGCCCGCCCGCCGAGCTGTCCGAAGAGGTCTTCCAGTACCTCGAGCGCATCCAGGCGACGCTCGACCCCTTCGGCGGCGAGTTCCTCGTGCACGGCGCTCCCGTCGAGGTGATGGAAGGCGAATGGCCGGGCGGGCTCGTGCTCATCGGGTTCCCGAGCACCGCCGCGGCGCACGAGTGGTACGCCTCGCCCGCCTACCAGGCGATCCTGCGGCTGCGCGCGGACCACATCCCGGGTGATCTGGTCATCGTGGAAGGGTGCGGGCCCGACCACGACTCCGCCGCGATGGGAGCCGCGCTGCGCGCTGCCGCCGTGGGCCGAAAAGCGGCTGACAGCACCGTCTCCGCCCCGTAG
- a CDS encoding GNAT family N-acetyltransferase, whose amino-acid sequence MEEIVTQLEMTAADQLNPAPPVDGVTLRAAEPGPLIRDLHVRIGTPYRWPSASRSDAGWARWLAEPGRRYRLIEYRGEVAGAADFEYQADGDVEITTFGLLPEFVGKGLGGYALTLVVADAWTPPGARRVWLHTSTLDHPNALPNYLRRGFRSFSRPA is encoded by the coding sequence GTGGAGGAGATCGTCACCCAGCTCGAAATGACCGCGGCCGACCAGCTCAACCCGGCCCCGCCCGTCGACGGCGTCACGCTGCGGGCCGCCGAGCCCGGGCCGCTGATCCGCGACCTGCACGTCCGCATCGGCACGCCGTACCGGTGGCCCAGCGCGTCCCGTTCGGACGCCGGCTGGGCGCGGTGGCTCGCCGAACCGGGACGGCGGTACCGGCTGATCGAGTACCGCGGCGAGGTCGCCGGCGCCGCCGATTTCGAGTACCAGGCCGACGGCGACGTCGAGATCACCACCTTCGGGCTGCTCCCGGAGTTCGTCGGCAAAGGGCTCGGCGGGTACGCGCTCACCCTCGTCGTCGCCGACGCCTGGACGCCGCCGGGCGCGCGCCGCGTCTGGCTGCACACCTCGACGCTCGACCACCCGAACGCGCTGCCGAACTACCTGCGCCGCGGGTTCCGCAGCTTCAGCCGTCCAGCTTGA
- a CDS encoding PPOX class F420-dependent oxidoreductase, whose product MASETDRLAAERYVVLTTFRRDGRAVPTPIWVAGDAGELVLWSERKAGKVKRIRNSGRVEVQACDLRGQKTHGAVATGQARLLDLAETERVRKAIARKYGLVGRVTMFFSKLRGPADRTVGIAVKLDG is encoded by the coding sequence ATGGCATCCGAAACGGACCGGCTCGCCGCCGAGCGCTACGTCGTCCTGACCACGTTCCGGCGCGACGGGCGCGCGGTGCCGACCCCGATCTGGGTCGCCGGCGACGCCGGCGAGCTCGTGCTGTGGTCGGAGCGGAAGGCGGGCAAGGTCAAGCGCATCCGCAACAGCGGACGGGTGGAGGTCCAGGCCTGCGACCTGCGCGGGCAGAAGACGCACGGCGCCGTCGCGACCGGCCAGGCCCGGCTGCTGGACCTCGCCGAGACCGAGCGGGTCCGGAAGGCGATCGCGCGCAAGTACGGCCTCGTCGGGCGCGTCACGATGTTCTTCTCCAAGCTGCGCGGCCCGGCCGACCGGACGGTCGGGATCGCGGTCAAGCTGGACGGCTGA
- a CDS encoding ABC transporter permease encodes MNPALTLATTRRILTQLRHDPRTVVMLVLVPTLLMVLLRYVFNSTAVFSRVAPALLGVFPFLIMFLIASITTLRERTTATLERLMTLPIGRLDLLFGYALAFGAIAVVQVSLAAGVSLWWLGLDLAGSVGMLLLIAVLDALLGMALGLFVSAFARTEFQAIQFMPVFVLPQILLCGLFVPRDDMGWLLRWLSDVMPLSYAVEALSRVTTAGTVDAVILRNLVVVACCALLALVLGAATLRRRTP; translated from the coding sequence GTGAACCCCGCGCTGACGCTGGCCACCACCCGGCGCATCCTGACCCAGCTGCGGCACGACCCGCGGACCGTGGTGATGCTGGTCCTGGTGCCGACGCTGCTCATGGTGCTGCTGCGGTACGTGTTCAACTCGACGGCCGTCTTCAGCCGCGTCGCGCCCGCGCTGCTCGGGGTCTTCCCGTTCCTGATCATGTTCCTCATCGCGTCGATCACGACGTTGCGGGAACGCACCACGGCCACCCTCGAACGCCTGATGACGCTGCCCATCGGACGGCTGGACCTGCTCTTCGGCTACGCGCTGGCGTTCGGCGCGATCGCCGTCGTGCAGGTCTCGCTCGCCGCCGGGGTTTCGCTGTGGTGGCTCGGCCTCGACCTGGCCGGTTCCGTCGGGATGCTGCTGCTGATCGCGGTCCTCGACGCGCTGCTCGGCATGGCGCTGGGACTCTTCGTGAGCGCCTTCGCGCGCACCGAATTCCAGGCGATCCAGTTCATGCCGGTGTTCGTGCTGCCGCAGATCCTGCTGTGCGGGCTGTTCGTCCCGCGCGACGACATGGGCTGGCTGCTGCGGTGGCTTTCCGACGTGATGCCGCTGTCGTACGCGGTCGAGGCGCTGTCCCGCGTCACCACGGCCGGCACGGTCGACGCGGTGATCCTGCGGAACCTCGTGGTCGTCGCGTGCTGCGCACTGCTCGCCCTGGTCCTCGGCGCGGCGACGCTGCGGCGCCGGACGCCGTGA
- a CDS encoding ABC transporter ATP-binding protein, whose amino-acid sequence MTNSALAVTGLRVRRGGRPVVRDVSFEVPRGTVTGLLGPSGCGKTTLMRAIVGVQIVEGGTVTVLGLPAGSPPLRRRIGYATQNPAIYADLTVREALAYFAAVLRAPVSDVDRVIAEVGLADHAGKLVGSLSGGQHSRANLAVALLGRPELLVLDEPTVGLDPVLRDELWALFRRLAKGGATLLVSSHVMDEAARCDRLLLMREGVLLADDAPLALRERTGAADLEGAFLNLVRAAS is encoded by the coding sequence ATGACTAATTCTGCGCTGGCGGTCACCGGGCTCCGCGTCCGGCGCGGTGGCCGGCCCGTGGTGCGGGACGTGAGCTTCGAGGTGCCGCGCGGCACCGTCACCGGGCTGCTCGGCCCGAGCGGCTGCGGCAAGACCACACTGATGCGCGCGATCGTCGGCGTCCAGATCGTCGAAGGCGGCACGGTCACCGTCCTCGGCCTGCCCGCCGGCAGCCCGCCGCTGCGACGGCGGATCGGCTACGCGACGCAGAACCCCGCGATCTACGCCGACCTCACCGTCCGGGAAGCGCTCGCGTACTTCGCCGCGGTGCTGCGCGCGCCGGTGTCCGATGTGGACCGGGTGATCGCCGAAGTCGGGCTGGCCGACCACGCCGGGAAGCTGGTCGGTTCCCTGTCCGGCGGCCAGCACAGCCGCGCGAACCTCGCCGTCGCGCTGCTCGGCCGGCCGGAACTGCTGGTGCTCGACGAGCCGACCGTCGGGCTCGACCCGGTGCTGCGCGACGAACTGTGGGCGCTGTTCCGCCGGCTCGCCAAAGGCGGCGCGACGCTGCTCGTGTCCAGCCACGTCATGGACGAAGCGGCGCGCTGCGACCGCCTCCTGCTCATGCGCGAGGGCGTCCTCCTCGCCGACGACGCACCCCTCGCCCTGCGCGAGCGCACCGGTGCCGCCGACCTCGAAGGCGCGTTCCTCAACCTCGTGCGGGCCGCGTCGTGA